Part of the Acidobacteriota bacterium genome is shown below.
CGGGCCGACGCTGCGGAACTCGTCGGCCGGCTCTCCCATCCCAACCGGTGGTGGCGGCTCACGGCCCAGCGGCTCCTGGTCGAGCGCCGGGATCCGTCGGCGATTCCCCGCTTGGTGGAGCTCGCTCGCGGCGGTGCCTCGACCCGGGGCCGAATGCATGCCCTCTGGACGCTGGAGGGGCTGGATGCCCTGGACGCCGGCCTGGTTGTGGCCGGTTTGGGAGACGAAAGCCCGGAGGTACGGGAGCAGGCGATCCGGATCGGTGAATCCTATCTTTCGGACCGCCGCGTCGTGGACCGGATGATGGAGATGACCGGGGACCCGGACGATCGGGTTCGTTTCCAGTTGGCCTGCACCCTGGGGGAACTTCCTGCCGGGGACTCCTTCGAACCGCTGCTGAAGATCGTCCATGACCACATGGAGGACCCCTGGTTTCAGGTCGCCGCGCTCAGCGCCGCCGGCGAACACACGGTCGGGTGGTTTCGCGCCGTGGTCGGGAACCGGGACTTCGCGTCCCGGGAGACGGAGGGCCGGCAGCTTTTCCTGCGCCGTCTGGGGGCCATGATCGGAGCCCGCCAGAAGGCTCGGGAGCTGACGGCGGTGCTGGCGACCGTGGGCAGGGCCGCAGCGGACGCGGACCTTTGGTGGCCCGTTCCGAGCCTGGAAGGGCTGGCGGAGGGATTGAAACGCGGGACCGAACCGGAGGTCGACCTTTCCCGCCAGGCACAGCGGATCCTGTTGGAGCTGCTGTCCGGACCGAACCGGTTGGGATCGGCGGCCCTTGAGATGGCGGAAGGAGTCCGGCTGTCGAACACGCTCCAATTCCGGTCATTGATACGGCAGGCTGCGGCGGTGGCCGCCGACGAGGAAGCCGGCTTGGATTCCCGGGTCCACGCCATCCGGTTGGCGGCCCTGGACCCCACGCGGGCGGACTACGCGCTGTTGGCCGGGCTGCTGCAACCCAGCCAGCCGGAAAAGATTCAGATGGCGGCGACCCGCGCTCTGGTCGTCCTGCCCCATCCCAGATCGACCGATGTTCTTCTGGGAGCCTGGCGGTCGTTCACGGCTCCGCTCCGGAACGCGGCGCTGGACGGGTTGCTCAGGGAACCGGAGCGGGTGCCCAGCCTGCTGGACGCCGTCGAGGCCGGGAGCGTCCAGCCGTGGACCATCCGGGGCGCCAGACGGGGCCGCCTGTTTCGGATCTCGGAGGGGGAGACCCTGGAGCGCGCCAGGACTCTACTGCGGAGTTCTCCTCCCGACCTGAGGGTGCTGATGGACCAGTATGGCGCCGCCGCCCGCACCACCGGGGACGCCGCTTCAGGCCGTGAGGTCTTCAACCGGAATTGCAGCCAGTGTCACAAGGTCGGAGAGACCGGCTCCGAGGTCGGACCGGATCTGCTGAGCCTTTCAGGCCGGACCAAGTACGAATTCCTGGAGAACATCCTCGACCCCAACTCCAACATCGTCCCCGGTTATGAGGAGTACCTGGTCGAGACCAACGACGGGCGCGCCCTGACCGGAGTGATGGCCAGCCAGGGACCGGCGACGGTCACCCTGAGGCGGAGCGAGGGAGAGGAGGACACGATCTCCCGAAGCCAGATCGCCAACCTCCGCTCGCTGGGAGTGTCCGCCATGCCGGAGGGTGTCCAGGAGGACATCACCGTCCAGCAGATGACCGACCTTCTCGAGTACCTGACCCACCTGGGAGCGGCGACTGGAGCGGCGACTTTCTAGTCGCCGAACAGGAACGGCGGTTTCCCAACCGCCGATCTCCGGAGTAACAGCCCACCGAACCCGCACCGGAAGACCGAAAAATCCCCTCCCACCCTTCCCCAAAAGAAAAGGGACCGACCAATTTCACTCCTCCACTACCAGCACTCGATCCCCTTGCTCCCGATCCTCCCGCTCCTGTTTCTGACGAAGCTCCTCAAACCGCATCAGCGACCGCTTCGCCTTCTCGGTCAGGCCCTGCCTGGAATAGAGCCGGCCCAACTCGAGATGGGCCTCCTTCAACTCCGGTTCCAGCCGCACTGCGTTGTCCAACGCGGATTCCGCAGCTTCGATTTCCCCGGAATCTGCCATCGCCTTTCCCAACTGGTAGTGGACTCGAGCGTCGTCGCCCCTCAACTCGAGGCATTTCCTGAGTTGGGACACGGCCTCGGTCTTGCGTCCCAGCCGGGCGAGCAGCACCGCGTAGAGATAGCGCGAGTCGAAGTCTCCACCGTTGACCTTGAGCGCGCTCAGCAAAACCGGCTCGGCCTCCTCCAACTGTCCACTCTCCAACAACGAACCGGCCAAGGCCGTGTAGACCCCAGGGAAGTCCGCGTCCTGCCGGATGACTCGCCGGAACTCCTGCTGCGCCTGCCGGCTCTTCAACTGCTTCTGGTAGCAGACCCCCAGTTCGAAGCGGATCGCCGCCGACCGGGGCAGTTGCCGAAGACCGTAATTGAGAATCTTCTCGGCCCCGGTGTAAGCCTGACCCCGCGACAGAACCTGGGCGTATTCCAGATAGAACGACTCGTTTCTCGGCTCCCTGAGCATCGCCTGCTCGAAGTTGGAAACGGCCGCGTCGAATTGCTGCGCCTCGAACTGCACCCGCCCCAGCAGGAAGCGCACCCGTGCGTTGTCCGGGTCGAGGCTCGCACTCTTCCGCAGCGCGGTGATCGCTTCCCGGAGCTGTCCCTGGCGCGCCAGGACGAAACCGAGCCCGGCCAGCAACTTTGGGTCGTCCGGCGTCTGACGCAGCGCTTGTTCGTAGGCGTCCCGGGCGGCGGGCCAATCCTCGAGTCCGGCGCACACCCCTGCGAGCATGGCCCATAGCTGCGGAGACTGCGGGTTCCCTTGTACGGCCCGGTCGAGCAGAAGGCGGGCCCCGGCCAGGTCTCCCGAGTTGAGAAGAGCCTGCACGTGCTGGAAATCCACCGTCTGGGACCAGAGGACCGAGTTCAGAACGAAGGTCGCGATCACGACACTCAGGGAGGGGAACGATACTGGCAGAGGATCTTCAACCATCACAGTAGGGGACAGCGTTGCCCCGGTACACTCCGGAATCGGCGGTTAGGAAACCGCCGCCCCACCTTGGAAACGGCGGTTAGGAAACCGCCGCCCCACCTTGGAATCGGCGGTTGGGAAACCGCCGCCCCACATGGGCTGGGAAACCGCCGCTCCACGCTGACCCGGACTCAATTCAGTTTCCTGGGCACGCTCACGGACCAGCTCTTGTTGGTGTGACTCTTGCCGTTGACCCGGACCTCCACTTGGCCCATATGGTGGAAAGCCTTCGAGTCGCTCCTCGTCACCTCGTTCGCCTCCACCCGGACCTCCATGCCGGGACGGTCCATGGACCGTATGGAGCGGGCCTTGAGCACGGCGTTGGCAGGTTCTTTCGACGACACCGTGAAGCTCGACTCGATGATCCGGCCGTACTCCCGATCGTCAATGGACAATCGGACCGTCGCGGTCTCGTTCACCAGGTCCCGGGTGACGGAGTACTCCGTGGGCTTGGCGAGGATGTCGGGATCCGCAGGCGGCAGGATCTTCAGATCCGGCGGTGGAAGGCGCGGGCTCTGGCGCCCGATGACGGGGAGGATGATCCGGGAAGGGAAGCGCCCCCCTCGATGGATCGTGTTGGTGGCGCTCTGCGCTGTGGGCCAGGCGTTCTGGATATCGGCGCTGGTGACGGCCACCCGGATCCGGTGCCCCGGTGCGAAGACGTACGAAATCGTCTTCAACTCGACTTTGATTTCGTAAGTCTTTCCCGGCTCCAGGGGTTTCGGCTCGAAATGCGAGTCGCGATGCGTCGCATTGAGTCCCCCGTAGCGGACCAGCTTGGAAGTCCCGTCCGGGGCCACGTCGATGAGCTTGACGCGAAAATAGGCGACCTCGGCAGTGGAGGAGACGTTGAGCATCGCCGTGGGCGTCCCCGTCACTTCCAGTTCCTCTTCCAGCGGGGGTGTCGTATAGGTCAGGGAGAGGGCTTCGTCCAGCCGCTGATCGATGGGCATTCCCCAGGGCAGGACGCCGCCGCCCCAGTGAATTCCGGACGTGAGTCCCACTACGGGATCGTATTCATACTCGTCGCGCCCTTCGGCGGCGTCTTCCTCACGACTTAGCCCGCCGCCGGAGTGGAAGTAAAGCGGTGTCGGCCGGGTGCGGGCGATGGGCCACTCCCGCTCCGACCGCCAGGACCCGGGCTCCTCCAGGTACATCCGGGCCGACGGCTTCTTGTACTTCTTGACGAAAATGGTCACCGGCGGTTCGTCCATGACGCCGTTGTCGATCTCCTTGAGCCAGTAGTCGAACCACTTCACGTACTCGATGCCGCCCTCGATCCGGGGTCCGGGGACCGCCCGCTCCACTTCCGGCCACCAGTGTCCCCAGGGACCGATCAGCGCCCGTTTGGGGACTTTCAAATTCGAGTAGGCCCGCAGCAGCGCGGTGGGATAGACGTCCGACCAGCCCCCGATCACGTAGACGGCGCACTTGACCCGGTTGAAATCCTTCGCCAGCGACCGGTCCTGCCAGTAGGGGCCGTTCTGCTGGTGGGAGATGTAGCCGATGCCCCAGGGCTCGCTCTTTTCCAACCGCTCCTGCCAGATTTCGCTCCACTTGGGGCCGGCGATATCCGGATTGGGCGGCAGCATATTGGAGGCCGTCATCAAGGGAGAGAAGGTGTCGAACATGTAGGGCCGGAGGACGCCGCCGGGATAGGTCCACTCGGTGTAGACGTCGTCGTTGGCGGAGCGGACGATGATGGCCTTGAGGCTGGGAGGCGCCTGCACCGCCACCTGCCACTGCACCACGCCTCCGTAGGAGATGCCGATCATGCCCACGTTGCCGTTGCACCACGGTTGGTCGGCGATCCACTCCACCATCTCGTAGCCGTCCCGCCGCTCGTCGGCGGAATAGATGTCCTTGGTCCAGCCTCCCGAATTTCCGGTCCCGCGGACCTCGTACTGAACGACGGCATAGCCTCTTTCCGCCAGGTAGGGCGTGGGTCCGACCGGCCAGGGGAAGCCCAGGTCCTCCGAGTCGTTCAGAAAACGGTAGGGGTAGTACATCATCACGCCGGGGAACCGCCCTTCGGCGTCGGGACGCACGATCTTGGCGGCCAGCTCGACGCCGTCCCGCATGGGAACCCGCACGAATTCCACTTTGAGATTATTTTTATATTTTGGTTCAGACATCTTTGCTTTCGAATAAACGATTGATGGAGGAAGGGAAAGCAGAAATAGCGCAATAAAAACGAGCCGGCCCCATTCTTCCGGCTTCGATCGAGGCCTTATTATGCAATCGTCACGATGCAATTCCATAAATCTATTCTCCATCAATGAAGTTTATCTACTTATGTCAGTATGCGCTATATGAAGGCGTCCGGGACGGCGAGACCGCACCCGTGATGAGATCCTTCGGAAAGGAGAAATATCCCCGGGCGCCCACCTCCCTCCCGAACGGGAAGTTCTTGGTGTTCGTCTTGCCCAGCGACACATAGGTTTCGGGGTCGCCGGTTGTCACGTGGATGTCCAGACCGGCATGACCCCGGAGCCACTCGGGGCTGACCAACCGTTTGCCGCGCCAAATCCCCCGGGTTGCGATCAACAGGCCGAAGCGGGCCAGATCTTCCGAACTGATCATGAACCAGCCGGGACCGCCCCGAACCACGTTCCCGTTGATCTCGTAGGGAGGATCGACGTACTCGCCATAGTGGGGAATGGCGGGATAGAAGTCCTTCGTGTCCTGAAGCACCTTGCCGGGCTTCCATTCCCAGCGGTCGGGAGGGATTCCCATGGGACCGAACAATCGCTCGTCGATGACATCCTTCAGGTCCCGGTCCCAGAGGGCGGTCAACGCCTGGCCCAGCCGGACATAGCCTCCGCTGCTGTACCGGGTGACGGTGCCCGGTTCCGTATGGGAGTAGTTGTCGTAGATCGGGTCCCCCGTCCATTCCACCCAATCCGGGATGGTGCCGTGAATCCAATGCGCCGCCACCTCCGGGTCCCGCTCTCCCGGCTTGTTCCGCCAGTGGTAACCGCTCTCCAGGATGAATCCGCCCCGGTGGTTGACCAGTTTCCGCCAGGTGAGGGTCTTGTGATGCCCTTCATCCAGGTACTTGTGGGGATGCGACAGCTCGTCCCGCCCGGTCCAGGTCTTCCAGATGGGTTCGTCCGGATCCACCAGGCCGTCGTCCACGGCCAATCCCAGCAGGGCGCGGACGAGGCATTTCCCCAGTGACGCCGACTGGGTTTTGTAGCTGGGGTCCCCGAATGCGTAGACGAGGTAGCCCCCGCGGGTCAGGACGGCGCCCCATTCGTCATCGCCGGGTGCCGTGCCGCCGAAGCCTCCGGGGTGGATACCGGCGGCGGCGAAGATGCGATCCATCCGGCCCGCATCCAGACCCGCGTCGGCCGGATCGATCTTCACCCATTCCTCTTCCGGAAACGCGACCCACTCGGGGACTCCGAGTCCGTCCCGCCGGCATGCCGGGAGGACCCCCGCCGCGGTTCCGGCGAACGCTCCCAAGGAGAGTGTCTTCAGGCAGTCCCTGCG
Proteins encoded:
- a CDS encoding serine hydrolase, which codes for MDSKLPPLNRRDCLKTLSLGAFAGTAAGVLPACRRDGLGVPEWVAFPEEEWVKIDPADAGLDAGRMDRIFAAAGIHPGGFGGTAPGDDEWGAVLTRGGYLVYAFGDPSYKTQSASLGKCLVRALLGLAVDDGLVDPDEPIWKTWTGRDELSHPHKYLDEGHHKTLTWRKLVNHRGGFILESGYHWRNKPGERDPEVAAHWIHGTIPDWVEWTGDPIYDNYSHTEPGTVTRYSSGGYVRLGQALTALWDRDLKDVIDERLFGPMGIPPDRWEWKPGKVLQDTKDFYPAIPHYGEYVDPPYEINGNVVRGGPGWFMISSEDLARFGLLIATRGIWRGKRLVSPEWLRGHAGLDIHVTTGDPETYVSLGKTNTKNFPFGREVGARGYFSFPKDLITGAVSPSRTPSYSAY
- a CDS encoding tetratricopeptide repeat protein; translation: MIATFVLNSVLWSQTVDFQHVQALLNSGDLAGARLLLDRAVQGNPQSPQLWAMLAGVCAGLEDWPAARDAYEQALRQTPDDPKLLAGLGFVLARQGQLREAITALRKSASLDPDNARVRFLLGRVQFEAQQFDAAVSNFEQAMLREPRNESFYLEYAQVLSRGQAYTGAEKILNYGLRQLPRSAAIRFELGVCYQKQLKSRQAQQEFRRVIRQDADFPGVYTALAGSLLESGQLEEAEPVLLSALKVNGGDFDSRYLYAVLLARLGRKTEAVSQLRKCLELRGDDARVHYQLGKAMADSGEIEAAESALDNAVRLEPELKEAHLELGRLYSRQGLTEKAKRSLMRFEELRQKQEREDREQGDRVLVVEE
- a CDS encoding c-type cytochrome — encoded protein: MKLGRAGTRLTQAVRFAAVLAAVLTGGCIDAGPPYSPEAALQSFQLAPGFRIELAAAEPQVVDPISMAFDERGRLFVVEMRDYPISDQPLSRIKLLEDRDGDGRFEHASVFVDGLHMAHGVLPWKGGILVACAPDILHFTDTDGDGRADRRKVILTGFALVNPQLRINTPLYEMDNWIYAAYPRFGVGRRFKQFSDQGQPIHFPGHPEVAPVDVFERRSDIRFKPDKLRIEPVTGNSEFGQAFNARGHRFPSWNNNHLRHSVIEIRYLDRNPHLQVENPMQTVSDHGQPAPVYPITDHPHLQNIRQTRLLKELGHFTSACGQSIYAGGRFPEPYGGAYFIAEPAHNLVHSDILSTRGATYTGAGAFEKSEFLASRDSWFMPVFTTTGPDGALYVADFYRKIVEHPEWIREDFVDDHELFYAGQDRGRIYRIVHGQPEPAEAPRLDRADAAELVGRLSHPNRWWRLTAQRLLVERRDPSAIPRLVELARGGASTRGRMHALWTLEGLDALDAGLVVAGLGDESPEVREQAIRIGESYLSDRRVVDRMMEMTGDPDDRVRFQLACTLGELPAGDSFEPLLKIVHDHMEDPWFQVAALSAAGEHTVGWFRAVVGNRDFASRETEGRQLFLRRLGAMIGARQKARELTAVLATVGRAAADADLWWPVPSLEGLAEGLKRGTEPEVDLSRQAQRILLELLSGPNRLGSAALEMAEGVRLSNTLQFRSLIRQAAAVAADEEAGLDSRVHAIRLAALDPTRADYALLAGLLQPSQPEKIQMAATRALVVLPHPRSTDVLLGAWRSFTAPLRNAALDGLLREPERVPSLLDAVEAGSVQPWTIRGARRGRLFRISEGETLERARTLLRSSPPDLRVLMDQYGAAARTTGDAASGREVFNRNCSQCHKVGETGSEVGPDLLSLSGRTKYEFLENILDPNSNIVPGYEEYLVETNDGRALTGVMASQGPATVTLRRSEGEEDTISRSQIANLRSLGVSAMPEGVQEDITVQQMTDLLEYLTHLGAATGAATF
- a CDS encoding CocE/NonD family hydrolase, producing the protein MSEPKYKNNLKVEFVRVPMRDGVELAAKIVRPDAEGRFPGVMMYYPYRFLNDSEDLGFPWPVGPTPYLAERGYAVVQYEVRGTGNSGGWTKDIYSADERRDGYEMVEWIADQPWCNGNVGMIGISYGGVVQWQVAVQAPPSLKAIIVRSANDDVYTEWTYPGGVLRPYMFDTFSPLMTASNMLPPNPDIAGPKWSEIWQERLEKSEPWGIGYISHQQNGPYWQDRSLAKDFNRVKCAVYVIGGWSDVYPTALLRAYSNLKVPKRALIGPWGHWWPEVERAVPGPRIEGGIEYVKWFDYWLKEIDNGVMDEPPVTIFVKKYKKPSARMYLEEPGSWRSEREWPIARTRPTPLYFHSGGGLSREEDAAEGRDEYEYDPVVGLTSGIHWGGGVLPWGMPIDQRLDEALSLTYTTPPLEEELEVTGTPTAMLNVSSTAEVAYFRVKLIDVAPDGTSKLVRYGGLNATHRDSHFEPKPLEPGKTYEIKVELKTISYVFAPGHRIRVAVTSADIQNAWPTAQSATNTIHRGGRFPSRIILPVIGRQSPRLPPPDLKILPPADPDILAKPTEYSVTRDLVNETATVRLSIDDREYGRIIESSFTVSSKEPANAVLKARSIRSMDRPGMEVRVEANEVTRSDSKAFHHMGQVEVRVNGKSHTNKSWSVSVPRKLN